One genomic window of Psychrobacillus sp. INOP01 includes the following:
- a CDS encoding rhodanese-like domain-containing protein produces the protein MKQINPNEVEALLIENSSINIIDVRETNEVKAGKIPTAMHIPLGLVEFKMQELDKSKEYIMVCRSGGRSSKAATLLEDHGFKVINMTGGMLEWNGPTE, from the coding sequence ATGAAACAGATAAACCCAAATGAAGTAGAAGCTTTACTAATAGAAAATTCATCTATCAACATAATTGATGTACGTGAGACTAACGAAGTGAAGGCAGGTAAAATTCCCACTGCTATGCATATTCCGTTAGGATTGGTGGAATTTAAGATGCAAGAATTGGATAAATCGAAAGAATATATCATGGTTTGTCGATCAGGCGGTAGAAGTTCTAAAGCGGCAACGTTACTTGAAGATCATGGATTTAAAGTGATTAACATGACTGGTGGAATGCTTGAATGGAATGGTCCGACTGAATAA
- a CDS encoding sulfurtransferase TusA family protein: MNADKLLDAKGLACPMPIVKTKKSMNDMETGQVLEIHATDKGAQADLAAWSRSGGHELVQSIEENGVFKFWIKKG, translated from the coding sequence ATGAATGCAGATAAATTATTGGATGCAAAGGGACTAGCTTGCCCAATGCCAATCGTTAAGACAAAAAAATCCATGAATGATATGGAAACGGGTCAAGTTCTAGAAATTCATGCAACGGATAAAGGAGCCCAAGCAGATCTGGCCGCTTGGTCTAGATCGGGTGGACACGAACTGGTACAATCCATTGAAGAAAACGGTGTATTTAAATTCTGGATTAAAAAAGGTTGA
- a CDS encoding sulfite exporter TauE/SafE family protein produces the protein MDITFIITIFLIGFVGSYISGMVGIGGSIIKYPMLLFIPPLFGLAAFSAHEVSGISAVQVLFASIGGVWAYRKGGYLNKTLIIYMGVSVLLGSVIGSFGSQSMSENGINIVYGVLALIAAIMMFIPKKGIDDIPLDQVTFNKWLAAILALIVGVGSGIVGAAGGFLLVPIMLVVLKIPTRVTIASSLAITFISSIGAIVGKVATGQVDYIPALIMVIASIIAAPLGAMAGKKMNTKILQVILALLILATAIKIWTDILF, from the coding sequence ATGGATATAACATTTATCATTACCATTTTTTTAATTGGATTTGTGGGTTCATATATTTCTGGAATGGTGGGTATTGGCGGTTCAATTATTAAATACCCAATGCTTTTGTTTATCCCACCATTGTTCGGTTTGGCAGCATTCAGTGCACATGAGGTATCCGGGATAAGCGCTGTGCAGGTACTTTTCGCTTCAATAGGAGGAGTATGGGCATATCGCAAAGGAGGATATTTAAATAAGACGCTGATAATTTACATGGGTGTTAGTGTGTTGCTTGGAAGCGTTATCGGGAGTTTTGGGTCTCAATCCATGTCGGAAAACGGCATTAATATTGTTTATGGCGTTCTCGCTTTAATAGCCGCTATCATGATGTTTATTCCGAAGAAGGGAATAGATGATATTCCTTTGGATCAAGTTACATTTAACAAATGGCTAGCCGCAATATTAGCGTTAATTGTTGGGGTAGGATCAGGTATTGTAGGTGCCGCGGGTGGATTCTTATTAGTGCCAATTATGTTGGTTGTATTAAAAATACCGACAAGAGTAACTATTGCATCTTCCCTTGCAATTACATTCATTTCATCCATTGGCGCAATAGTTGGGAAAGTCGCAACAGGACAGGTTGATTACATCCCGGCTTTAATTATGGTAATCGCAAGTATAATAGCTGCCCCACTTGGTGCTATGGCGGGCAAAAAAATGAATACCAAAATTCTACAAGTCATTTTAGCGTTACTGATCTTAGCCACAGCAATAAAAATTTGGACAGATATCTTATTTTAA
- a CDS encoding MBL fold metallo-hydrolase, whose protein sequence is MSVKEMTAKEVAKKVINKDELFILDVRNVSDFNDWKIEGQNIEILNIPYFDLLEGVEEIMDSVPTNKDVLVVCAKEGSSVFVAEMLSEAGLSVSYLKGGMKAWSEYLEPVKIGDLTNGGYIYQFVRLGKGCLSYMIVSNGEAAIVDSTRNPDVYVEFASNIGAKITHVFDTHLHADHISGGRKIAEITNATYWLPPKDAEEVTFEYSSLEGGNVVTIGNTDIDILALYSPGHTIGSTSFVIDEKYLLSGDILFIDSIGRPDLAGLAEDWVGDLRETLYNRYRGLSADLVVLPAHYMIIEEMNDDGSVAKPLGTLLAENHGLNIADEAEFRQMVTGNLPPQPNSYQEIRETNMGKITPDDDKQREMEIGPNRCAVR, encoded by the coding sequence ATGTCAGTAAAAGAAATGACAGCTAAAGAAGTTGCTAAAAAAGTAATCAATAAAGACGAACTGTTTATTTTGGATGTTCGTAATGTAAGTGATTTTAATGATTGGAAAATAGAAGGACAAAATATTGAAATTTTGAACATACCATATTTCGATTTACTTGAAGGCGTAGAAGAAATTATGGATTCAGTTCCTACAAATAAAGACGTACTAGTAGTCTGTGCAAAAGAAGGTTCATCGGTTTTTGTAGCTGAAATGTTATCAGAGGCAGGGCTTTCAGTTTCATATTTAAAAGGCGGTATGAAAGCATGGAGCGAATACTTAGAGCCTGTAAAAATAGGGGATTTGACAAATGGTGGATATATTTACCAATTTGTGCGTCTAGGAAAAGGTTGCTTGTCTTACATGATCGTTTCTAATGGAGAGGCTGCTATCGTTGACTCGACAAGAAATCCAGATGTTTATGTTGAATTTGCATCAAATATAGGTGCGAAAATCACCCATGTTTTTGATACACATTTACACGCTGACCACATTTCAGGTGGAAGAAAAATCGCTGAGATCACAAATGCAACATACTGGTTACCACCAAAAGATGCGGAGGAAGTTACATTTGAGTACTCATCATTGGAAGGTGGTAATGTGGTGACAATTGGTAATACGGATATTGATATCCTTGCCTTATACTCACCAGGGCATACAATTGGTTCCACTTCATTTGTGATTGATGAAAAATATTTACTTTCTGGTGATATTTTGTTCATAGATTCTATTGGTAGACCGGACCTTGCTGGTTTGGCGGAGGATTGGGTTGGAGATTTAAGAGAAACTCTTTATAACCGCTATAGGGGGCTTTCAGCTGATTTAGTAGTACTACCTGCTCACTATATGATTATTGAGGAAATGAATGACGACGGTAGTGTGGCTAAACCGTTAGGAACTTTATTAGCAGAAAATCATGGTTTGAACATCGCGGATGAAGCAGAATTCAGACAAATGGTAACCGGAAACCTGCCTCCGCAGCCAAACTCATACCAAGAAATTCGTGAAACTAATATGGGGAAAATCACTCCAGATGACGACAAGCAACGTGAAATGGAAATTGGTCCAAATCGTTGTGCAGTTCGCTAA
- a CDS encoding PLP-dependent cysteine synthase family protein: protein MVSKDIFKSVVQVIGNTPMVELSRITANLEGTIYAKLEYLNPGFSKKDRIGLEIINEAEKDGLLTPGQTVVELTSGNTGTGLAIVCGVKGYKFVAVMSKGNSLERARMMKALGAEVVLVDQAPGSPIGQVSGEDLQKVEEVAQQITKERNAFRADQFNHIGNVHAHEFRTGEEMWEQADGNIDVFLDFAGSGGTFAGCAKALKKHNENIRCYLVEPDSASFYTSKAISNPNHKIQGGGYQMNLPLLDKKLITETILITDEEATQTARELAKKEGIFAGFSSGANIAAALKLLQTTEKGAKIVLTINDSGLKYLSTDLF from the coding sequence ATGGTAAGCAAAGATATCTTTAAAAGTGTAGTACAAGTAATTGGTAATACACCAATGGTTGAATTATCTCGTATTACAGCAAATTTAGAAGGTACGATCTATGCAAAGTTAGAATATTTAAATCCTGGTTTCAGTAAAAAGGATCGCATTGGATTAGAGATTATCAATGAAGCCGAAAAGGATGGATTGCTTACACCAGGGCAGACTGTTGTAGAGTTAACAAGCGGGAACACAGGGACAGGATTAGCAATAGTCTGTGGTGTCAAAGGATATAAATTTGTTGCCGTAATGTCAAAAGGTAATTCTTTAGAGCGTGCACGTATGATGAAGGCACTGGGTGCTGAAGTAGTATTAGTTGATCAAGCTCCTGGCTCACCAATTGGTCAAGTTTCAGGAGAAGATTTACAAAAAGTTGAGGAAGTTGCACAACAAATTACAAAAGAGCGTAATGCTTTTCGGGCGGATCAATTCAATCATATCGGTAATGTGCATGCACATGAATTCCGTACTGGTGAAGAAATGTGGGAGCAAGCAGATGGGAATATAGATGTTTTCCTTGATTTTGCAGGTTCTGGTGGTACATTTGCAGGTTGTGCAAAAGCATTAAAAAAACACAACGAGAATATTCGATGCTATTTAGTAGAGCCTGATTCTGCATCCTTTTATACAAGTAAAGCAATTTCTAATCCGAACCACAAGATTCAAGGTGGTGGATATCAAATGAACTTACCTTTGTTGGATAAAAAGCTGATTACTGAAACGATTCTTATTACAGATGAAGAAGCCACTCAAACTGCTCGTGAACTTGCTAAAAAAGAAGGCATTTTTGCAGGTTTTTCTTCAGGTGCCAACATAGCAGCAGCGTTAAAATTACTGCAAACCACAGAAAAGGGAGCAAAAATTGTTTTAACTATTAACGATTCAGGTTTAAAATATTTGAGTACAGATTTGTTTTAG
- a CDS encoding metal-sensitive transcriptional regulator, whose protein sequence is MEYDKSVINRLKRIEGQIKGVLGMMEQGKDCRDIVTQLSAARTAIDRTMGVIVSTNLEECVRKNIENGEDTDYLVKEAVELLIKSR, encoded by the coding sequence ATGGAATACGATAAAAGTGTAATTAATCGTTTAAAAAGAATTGAAGGACAAATAAAAGGGGTACTCGGCATGATGGAACAAGGGAAAGACTGTAGAGATATCGTCACGCAATTATCAGCTGCACGCACTGCAATTGATCGTACAATGGGTGTTATAGTAAGTACTAATCTTGAGGAATGTGTTCGAAAAAACATTGAGAATGGTGAAGACACTGATTACCTTGTAAAAGAGGCAGTTGAACTACTAATTAAGAGTAGATAA
- a CDS encoding DsrE/DsrF/DrsH-like family protein: MTEKKKTTIILFSGDYDKAMAAYIIANGAAAYDHEVTIFHTFWGLNALRKDEPLTLKKGFLEKMFGKMMPRGADNMGLSNMNFAGMGPKMIKHVIKKHNAMTLPSLIEMAQEQDIKLIACTMTMDLLGLQEQELLEGIEYAGVAAYLADAEEGNVNLFI, encoded by the coding sequence ATGACAGAAAAGAAAAAGACTACGATTATTTTGTTTAGTGGAGATTATGATAAGGCTATGGCTGCTTATATTATTGCAAATGGTGCTGCAGCTTATGATCACGAAGTCACCATTTTCCATACTTTTTGGGGATTGAATGCACTGCGTAAAGACGAACCATTAACTTTGAAAAAAGGCTTCCTTGAAAAAATGTTTGGCAAAATGATGCCAAGAGGGGCAGACAATATGGGGCTATCTAATATGAATTTTGCGGGAATGGGCCCTAAAATGATAAAGCATGTAATAAAAAAACATAACGCAATGACACTTCCGAGTTTAATAGAAATGGCTCAAGAACAAGATATTAAACTAATCGCATGTACAATGACGATGGATTTATTGGGATTACAAGAACAAGAGTTACTGGAAGGCATTGAATATGCAGGTGTGGCAGCTTATCTGGCAGATGCAGAAGAAGGTAATGTAAATCTATTTATTTAG
- a CDS encoding ZIP family metal transporter → MKVKWLISGLIPLLLLIAVVAWVMINGAGIEKDPAAPIEVLNIERIKTTNNGFELSISNTGPEAITISQVIVNDSLWNFSVTPSETFKRFEEGTVTINYPWVYGDPHTIKLITENGIITEAQIAAATRTPERSLSNFLNYGFIGFYVGVVPITLGLLWYPFMKRFSRKWINAILALTVGLLLFLFIGTLVDGFEIGAAAPVVLQGNMVVILGALLTFLFLIGFDQYQQKKQDKHVSSPLNISLLMAIGIGLHNFGEGLAIGTSFSLGEAALGTFLIIGFTLHNITEGIGIAAPLLKTSPRIRDFVLLGIIAGTPAILGTWFGGFIFSPILGALFLGIGAGAILQVIFVITKMLINEHKKHLEPVASLLNLCGFTIGLLIMYLTAFFVKY, encoded by the coding sequence ATGAAGGTTAAATGGTTAATTTCAGGATTAATACCTCTATTGCTACTTATCGCAGTAGTAGCATGGGTGATGATAAATGGGGCTGGTATTGAAAAAGATCCTGCTGCACCAATAGAGGTATTAAATATTGAACGTATAAAAACAACTAATAACGGATTCGAGTTATCCATTAGTAATACAGGTCCAGAAGCTATTACGATATCTCAAGTCATAGTTAATGATTCATTGTGGAATTTTAGTGTTACTCCTTCTGAAACATTTAAACGTTTTGAGGAAGGAACAGTAACCATCAATTATCCTTGGGTATATGGAGATCCACATACAATAAAGCTAATAACCGAAAATGGGATTATTACAGAGGCTCAAATTGCAGCTGCTACACGTACACCTGAAAGAAGTTTGAGTAATTTCCTTAATTATGGGTTCATCGGTTTTTATGTAGGGGTTGTTCCAATTACTTTAGGATTATTGTGGTACCCATTTATGAAACGTTTCTCCCGAAAATGGATTAACGCAATTCTTGCTCTTACCGTTGGATTACTTCTGTTTTTATTTATCGGAACTTTGGTGGATGGCTTTGAGATTGGCGCCGCAGCCCCTGTAGTTTTACAAGGAAATATGGTGGTTATTCTAGGAGCATTGCTAACTTTCCTGTTTTTAATTGGATTTGATCAGTATCAGCAAAAGAAGCAAGATAAGCACGTTTCTTCACCTCTTAATATTTCTTTGTTAATGGCTATAGGTATTGGGCTTCATAACTTTGGCGAAGGTTTGGCCATAGGAACATCTTTTTCTCTAGGTGAAGCTGCCTTAGGAACATTTTTAATCATTGGATTTACCCTTCATAATATTACAGAAGGTATAGGAATAGCTGCCCCTTTACTAAAAACTAGTCCACGAATTCGAGACTTTGTATTACTTGGCATAATAGCGGGCACCCCTGCAATCTTAGGAACTTGGTTTGGTGGTTTTATTTTTTCACCAATTCTAGGAGCTCTATTCTTAGGGATTGGTGCCGGTGCCATTTTACAAGTAATATTTGTGATAACTAAAATGTTGATAAACGAACACAAGAAACATTTGGAACCAGTTGCTTCTTTGTTAAATTTATGTGGCTTTACGATAGGTTTACTGATTATGTATCTTACAGCTTTTTTTGTTAAATATTAA
- a CDS encoding helix-turn-helix domain-containing protein has translation MHHLNKTIGSNIKRIRQERGLSLEKLGELTGVSKTMLGQIERGESNPTVTTIWKIANGVQLSFSSLITEKEPTVSLIYKGKIEPIVGDNGNYRVYPLVPFQPERQFELFSIELDIGFTHYSEAHNTGVEEYVIINEGKLDLQLNNETYTVEKDDSIRFKANQPHSYSNNGDSLLKCTVLIHYSR, from the coding sequence TTGCATCATTTAAACAAAACGATTGGTAGTAACATTAAACGAATTCGTCAGGAACGTGGATTAAGTCTAGAAAAATTAGGTGAATTGACAGGTGTTAGTAAAACCATGCTTGGGCAAATAGAACGTGGGGAATCAAATCCGACTGTCACAACGATTTGGAAAATTGCTAATGGAGTTCAGTTGTCCTTTTCTTCATTGATTACAGAAAAAGAACCAACCGTATCGCTTATATATAAAGGAAAAATAGAACCCATTGTGGGGGATAATGGAAATTATCGAGTATATCCACTTGTTCCATTTCAACCTGAAAGGCAATTTGAACTATTCTCAATAGAATTAGACATTGGGTTTACTCATTACTCAGAGGCACATAATACAGGCGTAGAAGAGTATGTGATTATTAACGAGGGTAAACTCGATCTACAATTAAACAATGAAACTTATACCGTAGAAAAAGACGATTCAATTCGTTTCAAAGCCAATCAGCCACATTCCTATTCAAATAATGGGGATAGTCTTTTGAAATGTACAGTATTGATTCATTATTCAAGATAA
- a CDS encoding multicopper oxidase domain-containing protein has protein sequence MMDKRNVSRRDILKMGSAGVIGLAGSYFLNTITGLSPAVKAATNSSQNHHNMNHSNNSGDLSKTEGYLMAEKLLTTFDYGKVSTLPNGQTLREYDVIAIDKEIEIAKGIKFPGWTYNGTIPGPTFRCTEGDLLRFHFTNVGSHPHSIHFHGIHPPEMDGLDSIYPGQKFTYEFVANPYGLQVYHCHVLPLARHIHKGLYGNFIIDPKKPREPALELNMVMNGFDLDLDGENEFYTVNGYANAFMNHPIKIEKNQLVRIYLSNLTEFDLLNSFHLHANYFTYYPTGRNDNPSQFTDTIMQCQGERGIIEVRFPYTGKYMFHAHVSEFAELGWMGFFEVE, from the coding sequence ATGATGGACAAAAGAAATGTATCAAGGAGAGACATTTTAAAAATGGGTTCTGCAGGAGTTATTGGATTAGCGGGGAGTTATTTTTTAAATACAATTACTGGACTTTCACCTGCTGTAAAAGCGGCAACCAACAGTAGCCAAAATCACCATAATATGAATCACAGCAATAACAGTGGAGATTTATCAAAAACTGAAGGCTATTTAATGGCTGAAAAGTTACTTACTACTTTTGATTATGGAAAAGTGAGTACTCTTCCGAATGGGCAAACCTTAAGGGAATACGACGTCATAGCCATTGATAAAGAAATTGAAATTGCAAAAGGAATTAAATTTCCAGGATGGACATATAACGGAACAATTCCTGGACCGACATTTCGTTGTACAGAGGGGGATCTTCTTCGGTTTCACTTTACCAATGTTGGAAGTCATCCTCACTCCATCCATTTTCACGGAATCCATCCACCTGAAATGGATGGGCTTGATTCAATTTATCCCGGACAAAAATTCACGTATGAATTTGTCGCAAATCCATACGGATTACAAGTTTACCATTGCCATGTTCTCCCATTAGCACGACATATTCATAAAGGACTATACGGTAACTTTATTATTGATCCAAAAAAGCCAAGAGAACCGGCATTGGAATTAAATATGGTCATGAATGGATTTGACTTAGATTTAGATGGTGAAAATGAATTTTATACAGTAAATGGATATGCAAATGCATTTATGAATCACCCTATTAAAATCGAAAAAAATCAGCTTGTTCGAATTTACCTGAGTAACCTAACTGAATTTGACTTATTAAACTCTTTTCATTTACATGCTAACTATTTTACGTACTATCCAACAGGTAGAAACGATAACCCTTCACAATTTACAGATACAATTATGCAATGTCAGGGTGAACGCGGAATAATAGAAGTTCGCTTTCCATATACAGGGAAGTATATGTTTCATGCTCATGTAAGTGAATTCGCGGAATTGGGCTGGATGGGATTTTTCGAAGTAGAGTAA
- a CDS encoding helix-turn-helix transcriptional regulator gives MKRNIHKKKSNFGVWLDDQEDINIYVLAKASGISYTTIAKLCNNPNYFPNFSTIAKINKGLKELGKSVVLIDYFDK, from the coding sequence TTGAAAAGAAATATCCATAAAAAAAAGAGTAATTTTGGGGTTTGGCTAGATGATCAAGAAGATATAAATATCTATGTTCTAGCAAAAGCTTCTGGCATCAGTTATACAACAATTGCTAAATTATGCAACAACCCAAATTACTTTCCCAATTTTTCAACGATTGCTAAAATAAATAAAGGTTTAAAAGAGCTTGGGAAAAGCGTTGTATTAATCGACTATTTCGATAAATAA
- a CDS encoding twin-arginine translocase TatA/TatE family subunit translates to MIQNLGIPGLILVLIIALIVFGPSKLPEIGKAFGSTLREFKNSTRDLLSDDDKIVKKQDKEI, encoded by the coding sequence ATGATTCAAAACTTAGGGATTCCAGGGTTGATATTGGTTTTGATAATAGCTCTAATAGTTTTTGGCCCATCAAAGTTACCAGAAATAGGGAAAGCATTTGGCTCAACATTAAGAGAGTTTAAAAACTCAACTAGGGATCTTTTATCAGATGACGATAAAATTGTAAAAAAACAAGACAAAGAAATTTAA
- a CDS encoding GNAT family N-acetyltransferase — translation MELRIYQPNDGKEMAELFYQTVHTINAKDYTKEQVNVWATGNIDLEAWNESLMDNYTIVATHNGVITGFGDIAPTGYLNRLFVHKDYQGVGIASTIYNELEKHFCGKYVFTHASITATPFFEKRGFRIVKEQEVEKGGIKLTNYVMEKYL, via the coding sequence ATGGAACTAAGAATATATCAGCCGAATGATGGCAAAGAAATGGCAGAATTATTCTATCAAACTGTTCATACAATCAATGCAAAAGATTATACAAAGGAACAAGTAAATGTATGGGCGACAGGAAATATTGATTTAGAAGCGTGGAACGAGTCTCTTATGGATAATTACACCATAGTAGCTACACATAATGGTGTAATTACAGGATTTGGAGATATTGCTCCTACGGGGTATTTAAACCGTCTATTTGTTCATAAAGATTATCAAGGTGTGGGGATTGCCAGTACAATATACAATGAGTTGGAGAAACATTTTTGTGGAAAATATGTATTTACACACGCCTCTATTACAGCTACTCCTTTTTTTGAAAAGCGAGGGTTTAGAATAGTTAAAGAACAGGAAGTTGAGAAGGGCGGAATAAAATTAACGAATTATGTTATGGAAAAGTATTTATAA
- a CDS encoding rhodanese-like domain-containing protein, with protein MIDILINLLLISAVALFIYKRLAPAKGIRTISTAELITELKNKDKQFLDVRTPNEFKGNHIKGFKNIPLHDLQKKANGLSKDKEVIVICQSGMRSSNATKVLKKMGFENITNVKGGMGAWR; from the coding sequence ATGATAGATATATTAATAAATCTATTATTAATTAGTGCTGTTGCCTTGTTTATATATAAACGACTTGCTCCAGCAAAAGGAATTCGTACTATTAGTACAGCAGAATTAATAACTGAGTTGAAAAATAAGGATAAACAGTTTCTTGATGTCAGAACGCCAAATGAATTTAAAGGGAATCACATTAAAGGTTTTAAAAATATTCCATTACACGATCTTCAGAAAAAAGCGAACGGGCTTTCTAAGGACAAAGAAGTAATTGTAATATGCCAAAGTGGAATGAGAAGTAGCAATGCCACTAAAGTATTGAAAAAAATGGGATTTGAAAATATCACCAATGTAAAAGGTGGAATGGGCGCTTGGCGCTAG
- a CDS encoding sulfurtransferase TusA family protein, which translates to MIKTNSILDAKGLACPMPIVKTKKAINGLEPGEVLEIQATDKGSTADLKAWAQSTGHQYLGTVEEGTVLKHYLRKSSEEETGEKKHPNVMKNEELQQKIDVNQDTVVLDVREAAEYAFCHIPNAKSVPLGELDEHLNEFDKETEIHVVCRTGNRSDLAAQQLTAAGFKQVINIVPGMSEWSGPTEKSVN; encoded by the coding sequence ATGATTAAAACGAATTCTATACTAGATGCAAAAGGTTTAGCTTGTCCAATGCCGATTGTGAAAACCAAAAAGGCCATAAACGGGTTGGAGCCTGGAGAAGTATTGGAAATTCAAGCAACTGATAAAGGATCGACGGCCGACTTGAAAGCATGGGCACAGAGTACAGGCCACCAATATCTTGGAACAGTTGAAGAAGGGACAGTCTTAAAACACTACCTTCGTAAATCAAGTGAAGAAGAAACAGGAGAAAAGAAGCATCCAAACGTCATGAAAAATGAAGAGTTGCAACAAAAAATAGATGTAAACCAAGATACAGTGGTACTGGATGTACGTGAGGCAGCAGAATATGCATTTTGCCATATCCCGAATGCAAAGTCAGTTCCCCTAGGTGAATTGGATGAACACTTGAATGAATTTGATAAAGAAACTGAAATTCATGTGGTTTGCCGTACGGGAAACCGCAGTGATCTTGCTGCCCAACAATTGACAGCTGCAGGTTTCAAACAAGTCATCAATATCGTACCTGGGATGAGTGAATGGTCCGGACCAACTGAAAAATCAGTAAATTAA
- a CDS encoding DsrE/DsrF/DrsH-like family protein — protein MTNNRVAIIASNGGLFDAYKVFNIATAAAATDQEVAIFFTFEGLNLIHKEVNQVLVMPEGKEHFSEGFVKATVPSIPELIAMAQEMDVKFIGCQMTMDVMGFEIEDFVDGIEVGGAVTFLEFAKDADVTLTF, from the coding sequence ATGACAAATAATAGAGTAGCAATTATCGCAAGTAACGGTGGATTATTTGATGCATACAAAGTATTTAATATTGCCACTGCGGCAGCAGCCACCGATCAAGAAGTAGCCATTTTCTTTACATTCGAAGGATTGAACTTAATCCATAAAGAAGTAAATCAAGTACTTGTAATGCCAGAAGGAAAAGAACATTTTTCCGAAGGATTTGTAAAAGCAACTGTACCGAGTATCCCTGAGTTGATAGCAATGGCGCAAGAAATGGACGTGAAATTCATTGGTTGTCAAATGACAATGGATGTCATGGGATTTGAAATAGAAGATTTTGTTGATGGAATCGAAGTTGGTGGCGCTGTAACTTTCCTAGAATTTGCAAAAGACGCAGACGTGACCCTAACATTCTGA